TCTCACCCACCTTTTGGGGTTCATAGGGTTGTTTACAGTGAAGGGTAAACAACCTTGCTGTGTGCTTTAAAAACTGTGCCAAGTATCCGTTACTTACTAATTTCTGGGGTGTGCCAGATcctgctgtttattttttatatttatttatctcttccactatgtagctcaggctggctctaTGGCCCGAGCAGATGGCATTATAGGCATGGGCCACTGTATCTTGTCAGGCTAGCTTTGATGACTTTAGAAACCTGAACATCAGAGCTGGGAGACACTGTGGGAAATGATGAAtcccaaacaacagcaaaataaaacaaaaccaaaacaaccaaaaaccaggGATTTGATTACTAGTACCAGAATTAACAAATGTGCAGAGCGCGCGCTTGGTTGGGAAAAGCAGACGACATAATCAGAGTCTGGAATTTAGCGCGACTCTCAACCTCAAAAACAAAGACGACCCTCTGAGTCCTACGCGCAGCCTGCGCGCGCATGTGAACGTGCGGAAGGGAGGTGCTTGTGTTACAGCCACGCCTCCTCACACTTGTCTCAATGGGTGCAAAGCTTCACTTTTTGCTTCGTTTATTTGCCCCTCACACCCCATACACATCTCACGTTGTGGAATGAGAGCTGGAGGTTAACAGAGGCTGCAGCTTCTGCACAAATAGCTCGGGTTCTGGAGGTCTACCCTGGGCTAGGTTCCTTGATACGGTGTGAGGCCTCCCCTTCGCACGAAGGTGGTTGCTCCCACGCCACCCGGAAGTGCTTGTGGCCCGTCCCCGGGCATGAGCTGGTGGCGGAACATGGAGGTGCGTGGCGATGTCTGCAGCCCGAGCGGAGCACTGGCGTCCGCCGAGCCGAGTCCTGCCTCGGTGACCCTGGCGGAGCTCCTGCACCTGGTTCAGAAGGGCCAGGAGCTCCCGGGCCTGGAGAAACGCCACATCACTGCGACCCATGGCGAACCCACAGCCTCTCTACTCCCACGAAGGCCCAAGCCCTGGGAAGACGCAGGCTCCGCTGCTTCATCCCGCACCACCGCCCTAGACACGAGGACGCAGCCTCCGACCGTCGAGGAGCCGCCCAGGGGCAGCCCAGCCGCCCAACTCGACGGGGGCCCAAGGGGTTCCTGAGGCTCGAGGTGTTTCGCAGCTGAAatccgaagggcatctggacacTTGTCACCTTTCCTCATCTTTCTGCATCTGCACCTTTCTCAACCAGACCTAGTATTCCTGGGGGATTCAATGTTGTCCAGTAATTTTGGTTTTGGACGCTGTATTTCAGCTCCATCCTGTGTTCTAATCCATTTGTGTAACTGAAACAAGTTTCCCTGGTCACAGTTAACAGGGCACGGCCTCTTGGGTCAGCTTATTGTGATACTGATAAAATGAGACTGATATCCAAAAGGCATTTCTAATTTTGCAGTCGTTTGGGTTTGATGAAAAAGTTCCTTCCCGGAATGAAACATAGAAATCCTGGTTCTTGCGGGGGCTGGAGAgggctcatccagaggtcctgagttcaattcctagcatatCACACGGTGACTcacatttgtaatgggatctgaggtcCTTggctggtgtctgaagacagctacagtatacttctatatataaaaatcttaaaaaaatcctGATTCTTAGAACCAACCAAGTCATGCAGTGGGAGCACAGGCGGTTTGGTGTTGGTGCCCCAGTACCCGTGGGAGCAGGCTTTCTTCTCCCACCATGCAGCCGACCTCCCAGTTAAACTCTGGCTTGTCAGCTggtgccttacccactgagccatctccaaggCTGAAACTGCAGtagctgggaattaaacccaagcTTTCTGAAGGAACACCAGGTGTTCTCCacctctgagccaccttcccactctccaacccCACAAGCCTTGTGCAGTCAGGTGCtaggtgtcagatgccctgggactggGTGACCAGCTTCTAACCACTTTGCTCACCAAGgtctttttttggagacagggtttgcCTCCATAGTGACAGCACACCCAATTTCCCAGCAGTCTTTCAAACAGGCTCAGTGGCTGTTCCTCCATACTCTATATAACCCCAATGTCAGTATGCTAGCTGCCAGCTATGTCTATCCATGTAGTTAGGTAGCTAATAGACCTGGCTGATCTCCAGCAATATGGACAGCACCACGACTGGTTTGGGGGTTAACTCATGGTTAGAGGGCAACACCACTTGTTTTGTGAGAGCCTATGTAACCCTGGGTGGCCTGAGACTTGGGTATATAActcaagctagccttgaattcagtcTGCCTGGCAAGCATAGTCACCATGCTCACAATAGGCCTTTTAATTACCTTTGGGGTGGAGGCACACACTAAGAACATTGGCTTTTGCAGAGGGCCTAGAACTGGTCCCAGCCTTCACATCTGTGAGACTTCCTTTGccagtaactctagctccagggcacGGGACACTTTCTGGCTACTTTGGGACCCACTCTGatgacatatactcacacacaaaaatatatcttaaaaataatcttttactaTACAGAAAAAAACTTGCTTTAGATTCTGAGCAAGCCAGAAAATAGAAGCCTTAGCTCAGCTCATCCAGGGCCTATCACACAGTAGGCAGTACTCCCAACAGTACAGTGCTAACTTACTAAAATACAGGACTTCTATCTCAGAATGTTCAATAGCCACTGTTTCTCCTAGACTGCAATGCACTTTTGGTCACCTCACTTCCCAGCCTCTGTAGTGCTGTAACTAAAGGCCAGCATCACTCTCCATGGGCTGGCCCTGCCGGATATCCGACTCAGCTTCACAGCCACGTTTTACCGGGGCCCATGAAGCCAAAGGTACAGGAAAGCTCAAGGCAAGCACTGGTTAAGAGTGTGGAGCTCTGGTGTGGGTTTTAAGGACAGGATAGACAGGGGAATCATTAAGCCGAGCTCAAAATTCAGTGGGCACTTCCTGGGTACACGTGGTTTAGAAAACAACGGTCTTATCACTGCGTTGGTTTTTGTCTTTAAcattttctgtgtgtagccctgggtatcctggaactctgtaaagCAGGCTtgcctagccttgaactcagatctctgcctgcgtctgcctcccaagtgctgtgactaAAGGTATGTATCACCAGGTCCAGCCAAACACTAGTTCTTAGTAGAAAACAAGTGGTTAAACTTTAGTCCCTTCCTGTAGCACAGAATGAGACTACCTCAATAGACCAATGTGCACAAAAtaagtctcagaaaagacttctgggTGCCAAGATGGCGTGTATCACTGTCATGGAGTTCCAAGTAcaatgtatggatggatggatgtgtgtatgtttttctaGCATAGTGATTCCCTATCCTAA
The nucleotide sequence above comes from Arvicanthis niloticus isolate mArvNil1 chromosome 17, mArvNil1.pat.X, whole genome shotgun sequence. Encoded proteins:
- the Pex39 gene encoding peroxisomal biogenesis factor 39; its protein translation is MSWWRNMEVRGDVCSPSGALASAEPSPASVTLAELLHLVQKGQELPGLEKRHITATHGEPTASLLPRRPKPWEDAGSAASSRTTALDTRTQPPTVEEPPRGSPAAQLDGGPRGS